A window of Lacibacter sediminis contains these coding sequences:
- a CDS encoding phosphodiester glycosidase family protein translates to MMRLKTIGLLLLTALMFSCSKKSNPGGNAGGPVNPPVVVPVTPLISLPQGWKISTTLAANFPTGIQVFTFDSLYSGKKVKAFCVAYDSKNTQFEFKPVLSATAKKPSEFYAQETGIVYACINGGFFGGNQSFSIVKYNNTVSSANIKVLNRTYNGTSTPYYPTRAAFGVTNTGVPSVAWVYSIGTGNNNIYSYPTVSPNAEGAAPQPVPDENFPVGGSAWNTVSAIGGSPMLLKAGNVTITDVQELISINNTTSRPRSAIGYNANSIVLLLAIEGDNTAGGYTGLNLNELANLLKDLSCTDAVNLDGGGSTSLVIGNQLTVRPGDGTERAVVSAVLIKRK, encoded by the coding sequence ATGATGCGTTTGAAAACAATTGGATTATTGCTGCTAACAGCTTTAATGTTCTCCTGCTCAAAAAAATCAAACCCGGGTGGTAATGCAGGCGGGCCGGTAAATCCACCTGTTGTTGTTCCTGTTACACCTTTAATTAGCTTGCCACAGGGTTGGAAAATATCAACAACGCTTGCAGCAAATTTTCCAACAGGCATTCAGGTATTTACATTCGACAGTTTATACAGCGGAAAAAAAGTAAAAGCGTTTTGTGTGGCGTATGATAGTAAGAATACACAATTCGAATTCAAGCCTGTTTTATCGGCTACTGCAAAAAAGCCGAGTGAATTTTATGCACAGGAAACAGGTATTGTATATGCCTGTATCAATGGAGGATTTTTTGGCGGCAATCAATCCTTCAGTATAGTGAAATATAATAACACTGTTTCATCAGCCAACATTAAAGTATTGAACAGAACATATAACGGAACATCCACTCCCTATTATCCAACACGTGCTGCGTTTGGTGTTACAAACACAGGTGTACCATCTGTTGCATGGGTGTATAGTATTGGAACGGGTAATAATAATATTTACAGTTATCCAACTGTAAGTCCAAATGCAGAAGGGGCAGCGCCACAACCGGTACCGGATGAAAATTTTCCTGTAGGCGGAAGTGCTTGGAACACCGTTAGTGCAATTGGTGGTTCACCTATGTTGCTGAAGGCGGGTAATGTAACAATCACTGATGTGCAGGAACTCATCAGTATCAACAATACAACATCACGACCACGCTCAGCTATTGGTTACAATGCAAACAGCATTGTGCTGTTGCTTGCAATTGAAGGTGATAATACAGCAGGTGGTTATACCGGTTTAAATCTGAATGAGCTGGCAAATCTGCTGAAAGATCTCAGTTGCACAGATGCAGTAAATTTGGATGGTGGTGGTTCCACTTCATTGGTGATCGGCAATCAACTGACGGTAAGACCCGGTGATGGAACTGAACGTGCCGTTGTAAGTGCTGTATTGATCAAGCGCAAATAA
- a CDS encoding ligand-binding sensor domain-containing protein, whose translation MKKLLLFLLFPLTCIGQNTIGLPDVINYSKQSYAAGLQNWDIKQDKNGIIYIANNEGLLSFDGRYWTLYPLPNRTIVRSVEIGSDNKIYVGGQDELGYFAPASNGRLIYYPLTEFIPAKDQSFGDVWDIVAYRKDVFFRTSTKIFKFSNQAVATFRAVSEWSYMGVCNNRLFAHDFVNGLLQFENNVMSKIPVTGGQLPNDPVTGILPGGKDSILITTLKNGIFHFTGNSLSKLISPNNNLFQSERIYSTTPINKEWMALATNNSGVYIIDLKGNIIQTFSKNEGLQNNNVLSIFLDNQRNLWLGLDNGVDFIAYNSAIKHITPFGQDGSGYTAIIYNNRLYTGTSNGLFSVGLQQMSDLSFSKGYFQPVNNTKGQTWGLAEINNQLLLGHHEGAFLIRDNTAVPFSSDAGFWNFVPLSSTFPAQKIVSGTYKNLQFFNYNNNQFTPAGAVPAFVESSRFVTIDENDHIWISHPYHGVYEVVESADGKFTVTTYTNQHGLPSILNNHVYKVKNEVVVATEKGVYVFDQKSKKFLPSSFYQKIIGNQSVRYLKEDASGNVWFIHEKTLGVIDFSGKEPAVIYLPELNTKMLSGFEFLYAVNEQNIFLGGEKGFYHINYSKYKQTSPNLQVQIRAVRIINKTDSLLFGGYFKAVNEKQLQEKADVHSIGNSWKTIRFDFASPLFGLQSNLEYSYRLNGFDNNWSEWSKRTEKEYTNLPAGNYSFEVKVRNNLGNESAAAVYAFKMLPPWYQTTWAYLFYLLLFGTGIYALFKWQQKKFEEQQAKHDEEQKRLQYIYDLERSKTESELVTLRNEKLEVEINFKNSELASSAMHLVKKGELLTKIKAELAHVMKVSDNPQAISELKKMMKSLGEDDNMDKEWENFTKHFDKVHSDFIVSLKETHPNITNNEIKLCAYLRMNLSTKEIAQLMNISVRGVEISRYRLRKKLGIGTETNLFDYLIQLHKED comes from the coding sequence ATGAAGAAATTGCTGCTCTTCCTACTTTTTCCTTTAACATGCATTGGCCAAAACACAATTGGCCTGCCTGATGTCATCAATTACTCCAAACAATCGTATGCTGCCGGGCTGCAGAACTGGGATATTAAACAGGATAAGAATGGCATTATCTATATTGCCAACAATGAAGGTTTACTAAGTTTCGATGGCAGGTACTGGACACTTTATCCGCTTCCCAATCGCACTATCGTTAGGTCGGTGGAAATTGGAAGTGATAATAAAATATATGTGGGTGGGCAAGACGAGCTGGGATATTTCGCACCTGCATCAAATGGCCGGCTGATCTATTATCCGCTGACCGAGTTTATTCCGGCAAAGGACCAGTCCTTTGGCGATGTGTGGGATATCGTGGCATACAGAAAGGATGTGTTCTTCCGTACTTCCACCAAAATTTTTAAGTTCAGCAATCAGGCCGTAGCCACGTTCCGGGCTGTCTCCGAATGGTCGTATATGGGTGTTTGTAACAACCGGCTCTTTGCACACGATTTTGTAAATGGATTGCTTCAATTTGAAAATAACGTCATGTCAAAAATACCTGTAACGGGTGGCCAGCTTCCGAACGATCCCGTTACAGGCATTCTGCCTGGAGGTAAAGACAGTATCTTGATCACCACGCTTAAGAACGGCATCTTCCATTTTACAGGTAATTCGCTTTCAAAGCTCATTTCACCGAATAATAATTTGTTTCAAAGTGAGCGTATTTATTCAACTACTCCTATTAATAAGGAGTGGATGGCATTGGCAACAAACAACAGCGGCGTTTACATCATTGATCTGAAAGGAAATATTATTCAAACCTTTTCGAAGAACGAAGGGTTGCAGAACAACAATGTACTGAGCATTTTTCTCGACAACCAACGCAATCTCTGGCTGGGACTTGATAATGGTGTTGATTTCATTGCATACAACAGTGCCATTAAACACATTACTCCTTTTGGGCAGGATGGCTCCGGCTATACTGCCATTATTTATAACAACAGGCTTTACACAGGCACATCAAATGGATTATTTAGTGTTGGACTGCAACAAATGAGCGATCTCAGTTTCAGCAAAGGATATTTTCAACCCGTAAATAATACCAAAGGTCAAACCTGGGGACTGGCAGAGATCAATAATCAACTTTTGCTCGGTCATCATGAAGGGGCATTTCTCATCAGGGATAATACCGCAGTACCTTTTTCATCCGATGCAGGATTCTGGAATTTTGTTCCGCTTTCTTCTACTTTTCCTGCGCAGAAAATTGTGTCCGGCACGTATAAGAATCTTCAATTCTTTAATTACAACAATAATCAGTTTACTCCTGCAGGTGCAGTGCCTGCCTTTGTAGAATCGTCAAGATTTGTAACCATCGATGAGAATGATCATATCTGGATTTCGCATCCTTACCATGGCGTGTACGAGGTTGTTGAATCAGCAGATGGAAAATTTACCGTAACTACTTACACTAATCAACATGGTCTGCCTTCTATTTTGAATAATCATGTTTACAAAGTGAAAAATGAGGTAGTTGTTGCAACTGAAAAAGGTGTGTATGTGTTTGATCAAAAATCAAAAAAGTTCCTGCCCTCTTCTTTTTATCAAAAGATCATTGGCAATCAAAGTGTACGTTATCTAAAAGAAGATGCCTCGGGAAATGTCTGGTTCATTCACGAAAAAACGTTGGGTGTAATTGATTTTTCAGGGAAAGAACCTGCTGTCATTTATTTGCCCGAACTGAACACAAAAATGCTGAGTGGGTTTGAATTTTTATACGCAGTAAATGAACAGAACATTTTTCTTGGTGGTGAAAAAGGATTTTATCATATCAATTACAGTAAGTATAAGCAAACTTCGCCCAACCTGCAGGTTCAGATACGTGCCGTGAGAATTATCAACAAAACCGACAGTCTTTTATTTGGAGGTTACTTTAAAGCAGTAAATGAAAAACAGTTGCAGGAGAAAGCTGATGTACATAGTATTGGTAACAGTTGGAAAACGATCCGATTCGATTTCGCATCACCATTGTTTGGTTTACAATCAAATCTTGAATACAGTTACAGGCTGAATGGTTTTGACAATAACTGGAGCGAATGGAGCAAGCGTACGGAAAAAGAATACACAAATCTGCCAGCAGGCAATTACAGTTTTGAAGTAAAAGTGCGCAATAACCTGGGTAACGAGTCGGCAGCAGCAGTGTATGCATTTAAAATGCTGCCGCCCTGGTATCAAACAACATGGGCTTATCTGTTTTACCTGTTATTGTTTGGCACAGGTATTTATGCATTATTTAAATGGCAGCAAAAGAAATTTGAAGAACAGCAAGCCAAACATGATGAAGAACAAAAACGTTTGCAATATATCTACGACCTCGAACGAAGTAAAACTGAAAGCGAACTGGTAACACTTCGTAATGAAAAACTGGAAGTAGAGATCAACTTTAAAAATTCGGAACTGGCTTCTTCGGCTATGCACCTTGTAAAAAAAGGAGAACTGCTTACAAAGATCAAAGCAGAGCTGGCGCATGTGATGAAAGTATCAGATAATCCACAAGCCATCAGTGAATTGAAAAAGATGATGAAGTCGTTAGGTGAGGATGACAACATGGATAAAGAGTGGGAAAACTTCACCAAACACTTCGACAAAGTACACAGCGATTTTATTGTAAGCTTAAAAGAAACACACCCCAACATTACCAATAACGAAATAAAACTTTGTGCTTACCTGCGTATGAATTTAAGCACCAAAGAAATTGCACAGCTGATGAATATCTCGGTGCGTGGTGTGGAGATCAGCCGCTACCGGTTACGGAAAAAATTAGGCATTGGTACTGAAACAAATCTGTTTGATTATTTGATCCAGTTGCATAAAGAAGATTAA